A region from the Streptomyces tsukubensis genome encodes:
- a CDS encoding aspartate/glutamate racemase family protein, with translation MLALLHTSPVHPPVFDALRDRDHPGVELRHLVHEDLLERAVAEGPDAVAGDVAAVVERAVADGARAVLCTCSTIGAAAEASAARHGVPVLRVDRPMAAEAAARGRVVVLAALESTLAPTEALIRAEAAGRPLELRSVLVPGAWELFLAGDTDGYLDAVARAADAVTDTGVIVLAQASMAPAALRTSTAVPVLSSPRPGLRAGVAACAGR, from the coding sequence ATGCTCGCACTGCTGCACACCTCGCCCGTTCACCCGCCGGTCTTCGACGCCCTGCGCGACCGTGACCACCCGGGGGTCGAGCTGCGCCATCTGGTCCACGAGGACCTGCTGGAGCGGGCCGTCGCCGAAGGTCCCGACGCGGTGGCCGGGGACGTGGCCGCGGTGGTGGAGCGGGCCGTCGCGGACGGGGCCCGGGCGGTGCTGTGCACCTGCTCCACGATCGGCGCCGCCGCCGAGGCGAGCGCGGCCCGGCACGGGGTGCCGGTCCTGCGGGTCGATCGGCCGATGGCCGCCGAGGCCGCCGCCCGCGGCCGGGTCGTGGTGCTCGCCGCCCTGGAGAGCACCCTGGCGCCCACGGAGGCGCTGATCCGGGCGGAGGCCGCGGGCCGCCCCCTGGAGCTGCGGAGCGTGCTGGTCCCCGGCGCCTGGGAGCTGTTCCTGGCCGGGGACACGGACGGTTATCTCGACGCCGTTGCCCGGGCGGCGGATGCCGTGACGGATACCGGGGTGATCGTCCTGGCCCAGGCGTCCATGGCCCCGGCGGCACTGCGGACGTCCACCGCCGTGCCCGTGCTCTCCAGCCCCCGCCCGGGGCTGCGCGCCGGGGTGGCGGCCTGCGCCGGGCGCTAG
- a CDS encoding transglycosylase family protein — MAATGRHRRQQPSRINRASLTVTASGAGMALPLIAAGTGQAASVDVWEKVAACESANNWRINTNNGYYGGLQFSQSTWEAFGGRDYAPRADLASKEQQIAVAERVLDAQGPGAWPSCSQKAGLTRGGDAPDVSPERRGGDQPGAAAQGGRAAAESVRKAATPQRTAPKQQKATPTTVPTQREGYTVARGDSLSRIADTKNVQGGWPKLYEQNRSTVGSDPDLIMPGQRLVIRMAAPAKQAPAKERAAEPRKAPAKANPPQTRKQAPAKPAAEPRTKDTRAERPAAKPAKSAKAQQPQRSQQQTRKQAAPARAGLSAPVDGSVGTAYRKSGSAWSSGYHTGIDFPVATGTSVKSVANGLVISAGWAGAYGYQVVVRHNDGRYSQYAHLSALTVRSGQQVASGQRIGRSGSTGNSSGPHLHFEVRTGPGYGTDIDPVAYLRSGGVSL, encoded by the coding sequence ATGGCCGCAACCGGTCGCCACCGTCGTCAACAGCCGAGCCGAATCAACCGCGCATCGCTGACGGTCACCGCGAGCGGTGCCGGAATGGCCCTGCCGCTGATCGCCGCCGGAACCGGGCAGGCGGCCTCGGTGGACGTCTGGGAGAAGGTCGCCGCCTGCGAGTCGGCCAACAACTGGCGGATCAACACCAACAACGGCTACTACGGCGGACTGCAGTTCAGCCAGTCCACCTGGGAGGCGTTCGGCGGCCGCGACTACGCGCCCCGTGCCGACCTCGCCAGCAAGGAGCAGCAGATCGCGGTCGCCGAGCGGGTGCTGGACGCCCAGGGCCCCGGCGCCTGGCCGAGCTGCTCCCAGAAGGCCGGACTCACCCGCGGCGGCGACGCACCCGACGTATCGCCGGAGCGCCGCGGCGGCGACCAGCCGGGCGCGGCGGCACAGGGCGGCCGGGCCGCCGCCGAGTCCGTACGGAAGGCCGCGACGCCCCAGCGGACCGCCCCGAAGCAGCAGAAGGCCACCCCGACGACGGTCCCCACCCAGCGCGAGGGCTACACGGTGGCCCGCGGCGACTCCCTGTCCAGGATCGCGGACACCAAGAACGTCCAGGGCGGCTGGCCCAAGCTGTACGAGCAGAACCGCTCCACCGTCGGCTCGGACCCCGATCTGATCATGCCCGGCCAGCGGCTCGTCATCCGGATGGCGGCCCCCGCCAAGCAGGCGCCCGCGAAGGAGCGGGCCGCCGAACCGCGCAAGGCACCCGCCAAGGCGAACCCCCCGCAGACCCGCAAGCAGGCCCCCGCGAAGCCGGCCGCCGAGCCGCGGACCAAGGACACCCGCGCCGAGCGGCCCGCCGCGAAGCCCGCCAAATCCGCCAAGGCGCAGCAGCCGCAGCGCTCCCAGCAGCAGACCCGGAAGCAGGCGGCGCCCGCCCGGGCCGGTCTGAGCGCCCCCGTCGACGGCTCCGTCGGTACGGCCTACCGCAAGTCCGGCTCCGCCTGGTCGAGCGGCTACCACACCGGCATCGACTTCCCCGTCGCCACCGGGACCTCGGTGAAGTCCGTCGCCAACGGTCTGGTGATCTCGGCGGGCTGGGCCGGTGCCTACGGCTACCAGGTCGTCGTCCGGCACAACGACGGCCGCTACAGCCAGTACGCCCATCTCTCCGCGCTCACCGTGCGCTCCGGCCAGCAGGTCGCGAGCGGCCAGCGCATCGGCCGATCCGGCTCCACCGGCAACAGCTCAGGGCCGCATCTGCACTTCGAGGTCCGAACCGGGCCGGGGTACGGCACCGACATCGACCCCGTGGCCTACCTCAGGTCCGGCGGCGTCTCGCTCTGA
- a CDS encoding DMT family transporter, with protein sequence MSPLLLAVLLSLVSAVAYAAGAIVQERVAATTPAGTYAPLQHAVWWGAVALNGLGALLHVIALAYGPLSVVQPLGALTIVFALPMAAVFVRRRAGAAAWRGALVATVGLAGLLALSGDAGNTASSSLGTGQRGVLAAVTFGTIAMVFLVAQTINRPVLRSVLLATAAGVAFGIGSVFTKTVAMDWEWSAPLAQWSSLIAVAVLATGGLLLSQASYRGAGLAAPLATVTVVNPVVATAVGLTMFGESFRGGVFGTVLALGFGAVAATGLVLLTSERLAASRRRVEAGSDASSADTAVADGPDAPRDRAADTDTDTGTTGESGGVDGRVRGTAEGRPGAGGHGAYGPAAAGGAGRHRFRTACHRTRRTSHGSPADHRRTRRAGTAAPAAPPEQRAGAAGASLSERDAAGPEVGHGVDVGAVPRPGSDLEVQMRP encoded by the coding sequence ATGAGTCCCCTTCTGCTCGCCGTGCTGCTGTCCCTGGTCTCCGCGGTCGCCTACGCGGCCGGGGCGATCGTTCAGGAGCGCGTCGCGGCGACAACCCCCGCCGGTACGTATGCGCCGCTCCAGCACGCCGTGTGGTGGGGTGCCGTCGCCCTGAACGGGCTCGGCGCCCTGCTGCATGTCATAGCCCTGGCCTACGGGCCGCTGAGCGTGGTGCAGCCGCTCGGCGCGCTGACGATCGTGTTCGCGCTGCCGATGGCCGCGGTCTTCGTCCGCCGCCGGGCCGGGGCCGCCGCATGGCGCGGGGCGCTGGTGGCGACGGTGGGGCTGGCGGGTCTGCTGGCGCTGAGCGGTGACGCCGGGAACACCGCGTCCTCGTCCCTGGGCACGGGGCAGCGGGGGGTGCTTGCGGCGGTGACGTTCGGGACGATCGCCATGGTGTTCCTGGTGGCGCAGACGATCAACCGGCCGGTGCTGCGGAGTGTGCTGCTGGCCACCGCCGCGGGGGTCGCGTTCGGGATCGGCTCGGTGTTCACCAAGACCGTGGCGATGGACTGGGAGTGGTCGGCTCCGCTCGCCCAGTGGTCGAGCCTGATCGCGGTCGCCGTGCTCGCCACCGGTGGGCTGCTGCTGTCGCAGGCTTCGTACCGGGGCGCGGGCCTGGCGGCACCGCTGGCCACGGTGACCGTGGTGAATCCGGTGGTGGCGACGGCGGTGGGGCTGACGATGTTCGGCGAGAGCTTCCGCGGCGGTGTCTTCGGTACGGTGCTGGCGCTCGGTTTCGGTGCGGTGGCGGCGACCGGGCTGGTGCTGCTGACGTCGGAGCGGCTGGCGGCGTCCCGTCGCCGTGTGGAGGCCGGAAGCGACGCAAGCTCTGCGGACACAGCGGTTGCGGATGGCCCGGACGCGCCCCGCGACAGGGCCGCCGACACGGACACCGACACCGGGACCACCGGGGAGAGCGGCGGGGTGGACGGACGGGTCCGCGGTACGGCCGAGGGACGGCCCGGCGCGGGCGGGCACGGGGCGTACGGACCGGCCGCGGCGGGCGGCGCCGGGCGGCACAGGTTTCGCACCGCCTGCCACCGGACCCGGCGCACGTCGCACGGCTCGCCGGCGGACCACCGCCGGACGCGCCGTGCGGGCACGGCTGCGCCCGCTGCTCCGCCGGAGCAGCGGGCGGGCGCGGCGGGGGCGTCCCTGTCAGAGCGAGACGCCGCCGGACCTGAGGTAGGCCACGGGGTCGATGTCGGTGCCGTACCCCGGCCCGGTTCGGACCTCGAAGTGCAGATGCGGCCCTGA
- the gndA gene encoding NADP-dependent phosphogluconate dehydrogenase — translation MSGTAQIGVTGLAVMGRNLARNFARNGFTVAVHNRTAAKTRALVEEFGDEGSFVPAESPEEFVAALERPRRLVIMVKAGEATDAVIQEFVPLLEEGDVIIDGGNAHFADTRRRERELRERGIHFVGTGISGGEEGALHGPSIMPGGSVESYASLGPLLERIAAKAPDGAPTVAHIGPDGAGHFVKMVHNGIEYADMQLIAEAYDLLRSVAGYSPARIAETFREWNRGRLDSYLIGITAEVLAHTDAATGRPFVDVVADRAEQKGTGRWTVQIALDLGVPVSGIAEAVFARSVSGHTALREASRGLPGPVPRPLDEAEADRFAARVEQALYASKIVSYTQGFHQIAAGSEEYGWNVDLGSVAAIWRAGCIIRADFLDRIREAYDTRPGLPSLLSDRQFAEEIGGAQDDWRDVVATAAREGVPTPGFSASLAYYDALRAERLPAALTQGQRDFFGAHTYRRTDRPGAFHTLWGGDRSEVAAD, via the coding sequence ATGAGCGGTACCGCCCAGATCGGCGTCACGGGCCTTGCGGTGATGGGCCGCAATCTCGCCCGCAATTTCGCCCGCAACGGCTTCACCGTCGCGGTGCACAACCGGACGGCGGCGAAGACCCGGGCGCTGGTGGAGGAGTTCGGCGACGAGGGCTCGTTCGTCCCGGCGGAGTCCCCCGAGGAGTTCGTCGCCGCGCTCGAACGGCCCCGACGACTGGTGATCATGGTCAAGGCGGGGGAGGCCACGGACGCGGTGATCCAGGAGTTCGTGCCGCTCCTGGAGGAGGGCGATGTGATCATCGACGGCGGCAACGCGCACTTTGCCGACACCCGCCGCAGGGAGCGGGAGCTGCGGGAGCGCGGTATCCACTTCGTCGGCACCGGCATCTCGGGCGGCGAGGAGGGCGCCCTGCACGGCCCCAGCATCATGCCGGGCGGTTCGGTGGAGTCGTACGCCTCACTCGGCCCGCTCCTGGAGCGGATCGCGGCGAAGGCCCCCGACGGCGCGCCGACCGTGGCGCATATCGGCCCCGACGGCGCCGGACACTTCGTCAAGATGGTGCACAACGGCATCGAGTACGCGGATATGCAGCTCATCGCCGAGGCGTACGACCTGCTCCGGTCGGTCGCGGGCTACTCCCCCGCCCGGATCGCGGAGACCTTCCGGGAGTGGAACCGCGGCCGGCTGGACTCCTATCTGATCGGCATCACCGCGGAGGTGCTGGCGCATACGGACGCGGCGACCGGGCGTCCGTTCGTGGACGTCGTGGCGGACCGGGCCGAGCAGAAGGGCACCGGGCGCTGGACCGTGCAGATCGCGCTGGACCTCGGAGTGCCGGTCTCCGGAATCGCCGAGGCGGTCTTCGCCCGGTCGGTCTCGGGCCATACGGCGCTGCGCGAAGCCTCCCGCGGGCTGCCGGGTCCCGTGCCGCGCCCGCTCGACGAGGCGGAGGCGGACCGGTTCGCGGCCCGGGTGGAGCAGGCCCTGTACGCGTCGAAGATCGTCTCGTACACCCAGGGGTTCCACCAGATCGCGGCGGGCAGCGAGGAGTACGGCTGGAACGTCGACCTCGGGTCGGTCGCCGCGATCTGGCGGGCGGGCTGCATCATCCGGGCGGACTTCCTGGACCGGATCCGGGAGGCGTACGACACCCGGCCCGGACTGCCCAGCCTGCTGTCGGACCGGCAGTTCGCGGAGGAGATCGGCGGGGCGCAGGACGACTGGCGGGACGTCGTGGCGACAGCGGCCCGGGAGGGCGTGCCGACACCGGGCTTCTCGGCGTCCCTGGCGTACTACGACGCCCTGCGGGCCGAACGGCTCCCGGCGGCCCTCACCCAGGGGCAGCGGGACTTCTTCGGCGCGCACACCTACCGGCGCACCGACCGCCCCGGCGCGTTCCACACGCTGTGGGGCGGGGACCGCTCGGAGGTGGCGGCGGACTGA
- a CDS encoding SDR family NAD(P)-dependent oxidoreductase: MTVTEDSPAVTGPGIDPERLAICLSVLDELDELDVDHPDAITVRRATAGIYRTVKQRRRQERRAAKTAHDKTVTEATATGSADRIDDETEGLLPSSSTQGQLAGILKRPRSCYVCKARYVEVDAFYHQLCPSCATENRARRDARTDLTGKRALLTGGRAKIGMYIALRLLRDGAHTTITTRFPNDAVRRFKAMPDSDEWIHRLKIVGIDLRDPAQVVALADSVAAEGPLDILINNAAQTVRRSPAAYRELVAAESAPLPAGALPAAEIIGAFGSGAVDAVAALPRAGGEGLTADDVTGLALVSGSATPARIEAGTAIDAGGLVPDLDPSNSWIQTVSEVGPVELLEVQLCNSTAPFILISKLRPAMAASAARRTYIVNVSAMEGVFNRGYKGAGHPHTNMAKAALNMLTRTSAEEMFAGDRILMTAVDTGWITDERPHPDKMRLAEEGFHAPLDLVDGAARVYDPIVRGEAGEDLYGCFLKDYAPGKW; encoded by the coding sequence ATGACGGTGACAGAGGACAGCCCCGCGGTAACCGGACCCGGGATCGACCCGGAGCGGCTGGCCATCTGCCTGAGCGTGCTCGACGAACTGGACGAGCTGGACGTCGACCACCCCGACGCCATCACCGTCCGCCGGGCGACCGCCGGTATCTACCGCACGGTCAAGCAGCGCAGGCGCCAGGAGCGCCGCGCCGCCAAGACCGCCCACGACAAGACCGTCACCGAGGCGACCGCCACCGGCTCCGCCGACCGGATCGACGACGAGACCGAGGGCCTGCTGCCGTCCTCCTCCACGCAGGGACAGCTGGCGGGCATACTCAAGCGCCCCCGGTCCTGCTATGTCTGCAAGGCCCGCTATGTCGAGGTCGACGCCTTCTACCACCAGCTCTGCCCGTCCTGCGCGACGGAGAACCGGGCCCGCCGCGACGCCCGCACCGATCTGACCGGCAAGCGCGCGCTCCTCACCGGCGGCCGCGCCAAGATCGGTATGTACATCGCGCTCCGCCTGCTCCGCGACGGCGCCCACACCACGATCACCACCCGGTTCCCGAACGACGCCGTCCGCCGCTTCAAGGCCATGCCCGACAGCGACGAGTGGATCCACCGGCTGAAGATCGTCGGTATCGACCTCCGGGACCCGGCCCAGGTCGTGGCACTCGCCGACTCGGTGGCCGCCGAGGGGCCGCTGGACATCCTGATCAACAACGCGGCGCAGACCGTCCGCCGCTCGCCCGCGGCCTACCGGGAGCTGGTGGCCGCCGAATCCGCCCCGCTGCCCGCGGGCGCCCTGCCCGCCGCCGAGATCATCGGCGCCTTCGGCAGCGGTGCCGTGGACGCGGTCGCCGCCCTGCCGAGGGCCGGTGGCGAGGGCCTGACCGCCGACGACGTCACCGGGCTGGCCCTGGTGTCGGGCTCGGCGACCCCGGCCCGGATCGAAGCCGGTACGGCTATCGACGCCGGTGGCCTCGTCCCCGACCTCGACCCCAGCAACAGCTGGATCCAGACCGTTTCCGAGGTCGGCCCGGTGGAACTCCTTGAGGTGCAGCTCTGCAACTCCACCGCCCCGTTCATCCTGATCAGCAAGTTGCGCCCGGCGATGGCCGCGTCGGCCGCCCGCCGGACGTACATCGTCAACGTCTCCGCGATGGAGGGCGTGTTCAACCGCGGCTACAAGGGCGCCGGGCACCCGCACACCAATATGGCGAAGGCGGCGCTCAACATGCTCACCCGCACCAGCGCGGAGGAGATGTTCGCCGGCGACCGGATCCTGATGACGGCCGTCGACACCGGCTGGATCACCGACGAGCGCCCGCACCCGGACAAGATGCGACTGGCCGAGGAGGGTTTCCACGCCCCGCTCGACCTGGTCGACGGTGCCGCCCGGGTCTACGACCCGATCGTGCGCGGCGAAGCGGGCGAGGACCTGTACGGCTGCTTCCTCAAGGACTACGCGCCCGGTAAGTGGTAG
- a CDS encoding (2Fe-2S)-binding protein produces the protein MSGGAGPAAEVDAIGGFFALRTGTQHTVPADGPAATLAAVYAGDDGPLDRRIDRVAARLGIEERRVAASIAHLGLAARLWSVALGHAALHGTLPALHPADLRWSPDHSSPDDLLLTDPHSLPASVETIRRTVQDGHLVPLAAALRRSTRISPGLLRGNAGSALAGAVREIDTWAARTGRPEAAARARDLAGELFARPGLAGTVHGPRMRRRSCCLYYRAGGGLCGDCVFDTPPAAARPTGSG, from the coding sequence ATGAGCGGGGGAGCGGGGCCGGCGGCCGAGGTGGACGCCATCGGGGGCTTCTTCGCCCTGCGCACGGGCACACAGCACACCGTCCCCGCCGACGGCCCGGCGGCCACGCTCGCCGCCGTCTACGCGGGCGACGACGGCCCCCTGGACCGGCGGATCGACCGGGTCGCCGCCCGGCTCGGCATCGAGGAGCGCCGCGTCGCCGCCTCCATCGCCCACCTCGGTCTCGCCGCCCGGCTCTGGTCCGTCGCCCTCGGCCACGCCGCCCTGCACGGCACCCTGCCCGCCCTGCACCCCGCCGACCTGCGGTGGAGCCCCGACCACTCGTCCCCCGACGATCTCCTGCTGACCGATCCGCACTCCCTGCCCGCCTCCGTCGAGACGATCCGGCGGACCGTGCAGGACGGCCATCTCGTCCCCCTCGCCGCGGCGCTCCGGCGCTCCACCCGCATCTCCCCGGGGCTGCTCCGCGGCAACGCGGGCTCCGCACTCGCCGGGGCCGTCCGCGAGATCGACACCTGGGCCGCCCGCACCGGCCGCCCGGAGGCCGCGGCCCGGGCCCGTGACCTCGCCGGAGAACTCTTCGCCCGCCCCGGCCTCGCGGGCACCGTCCACGGCCCGCGGATGCGCCGCCGGAGCTGCTGCCTCTACTACCGGGCGGGCGGCGGTCTCTGCGGGGACTGCGTCTTCGACACACCGCCCGCGGCCGCCCGGCCCACGGGATCCGGCTGA